One genomic window of Candidatus Poribacteria bacterium includes the following:
- a CDS encoding tetratricopeptide repeat protein encodes MSQNRRLTKEEIQEDKFIEGVLEVYAFLRRNLRTIVIIVGVIVVAVAGYAAYHQNQENRRAEATVALRQATEVYQTAEESLFDTEKLAESEESLKTAQTQLQEIYEAYPNSTFSDKARYQSAKTLYYQQNYPEARAQFQQIIDQHQPENQIYSLYAQKAIGNTYEQEGNYEAAIAAYQAKAFPPTPQLSPEIRQFVLASAKFNQALAYERSGDPDAAGAAYKEIIDEFRTTLEAGITQKSRELIEEAKVVIAAIGEPLDISGAQTLENEKQYYDAYVAYTDAIRTYKVNKDITGGLTSELRKQIGSFEKEAMEVISNVQNARRADEEGRESSALYSYDLVVEFEKLGLSRRLYENALLHHKRLGSAQ; translated from the coding sequence ATGTCACAAAACCGACGACTGACGAAAGAAGAAATCCAAGAAGATAAATTTATTGAAGGCGTACTGGAAGTCTATGCCTTCCTGCGGCGCAATCTGCGGACGATTGTTATTATAGTAGGTGTCATCGTTGTTGCCGTCGCAGGTTATGCAGCATACCATCAGAACCAAGAGAATCGCCGCGCCGAAGCAACCGTTGCTCTCCGTCAGGCTACCGAAGTCTATCAAACAGCAGAAGAGAGCCTTTTCGATACCGAGAAATTGGCTGAAAGTGAAGAATCACTTAAGACGGCACAGACGCAACTTCAAGAGATTTATGAGGCATATCCGAATTCAACTTTTAGTGACAAAGCGCGCTACCAATCCGCAAAGACGCTCTATTATCAACAAAACTACCCAGAAGCCCGGGCGCAATTCCAACAAATCATTGACCAGCACCAACCCGAAAATCAAATCTATAGTCTATATGCCCAAAAAGCGATAGGCAACACCTACGAACAAGAAGGTAATTACGAAGCCGCCATCGCTGCGTATCAAGCGAAGGCGTTCCCGCCGACACCGCAACTCTCACCGGAAATTCGGCAGTTCGTCCTCGCCAGTGCCAAATTTAACCAAGCCCTCGCTTATGAGAGGTCTGGTGATCCAGACGCTGCAGGTGCGGCATATAAAGAAATTATAGATGAATTCCGAACCACACTTGAGGCAGGAATTACCCAGAAAAGCCGTGAGCTCATCGAGGAAGCGAAAGTTGTTATCGCAGCGATTGGCGAACCGTTAGATATATCGGGGGCACAAACCCTCGAAAACGAAAAACAGTACTATGATGCTTACGTTGCGTATACGGACGCAATTCGGACCTATAAAGTGAACAAAGATATCACAGGTGGACTCACCTCTGAACTCCGAAAGCAGATTGGCAGCTTTGAAAAAGAGGCAATGGAAGTAATAAGTAACGTTCAAAACGCCCGTCGCGCCGATGAAGAAGGCAGAGAAAGTTCGGCATTGTATAGTTACGATCTCGTTGTTGAATTTGAAAAACTCGGATTAAGCCGTCGGCTCTATGAAAACGCACTTCTTCATCACAAACGGCTTGGATCTGCCCAATAA
- a CDS encoding DUF1080 domain-containing protein, producing the protein MKRRITLFLIYIGIGLVSVAAAEQQTWTFDDNAADWTPANGTWEVEDGVYKQTTRYGEAQKTLANGAEWTDHTVKAKVRIEAGHWAGIVFRAQNEFEYYVYLICPKENKSELWRHRRSTAFKDGFEGRDEIEHDIAPIGLTLTRNEWFMLSATLEGSRIALAINGIEQAVFFDDTYPRGRVGVWTWDTQASFDDVSVNGVTTTSLTAVEPNGKLATSWATLKRIADRKPQTANSR; encoded by the coding sequence ATGAAACGTCGAATAACCCTCTTTCTGATATATATTGGTATTGGTCTCGTTTCTGTTGCTGCCGCCGAGCAGCAAACGTGGACATTCGACGACAATGCCGCAGATTGGACCCCTGCAAACGGTACGTGGGAAGTAGAAGACGGGGTCTATAAACAGACAACGCGCTATGGTGAGGCGCAAAAAACGTTAGCAAATGGGGCAGAATGGACAGACCACACCGTAAAAGCAAAAGTCCGTATTGAGGCAGGACACTGGGCAGGGATCGTCTTTCGCGCACAAAATGAATTTGAATACTACGTCTATCTCATCTGTCCGAAGGAGAATAAATCTGAGTTGTGGAGACACCGCCGCAGCACCGCTTTTAAAGACGGATTTGAAGGACGCGACGAGATTGAACACGATATCGCACCTATCGGACTGACACTCACCCGAAACGAATGGTTTATGCTCAGTGCAACCCTTGAAGGCAGCCGAATCGCACTCGCTATTAATGGCATAGAGCAAGCCGTATTTTTTGATGACACGTATCCGCGCGGTAGAGTCGGGGTCTGGACATGGGATACGCAAGCCAGTTTTGATGATGTCAGTGTCAACGGTGTGACAACAACGTCTCTCACGGCGGTCGAACCTAACGGAAAACTCGCAACATCGTGGGCGACACTAAAGCGAATCGCGGACCGCAAACCGCAAACCGCGAATAGCAGATAG
- a CDS encoding redoxin domain-containing protein, which produces MANVGSAAPDFTLQGAVNQEDVEVSLSDYAGKNLVVLFYPLAFSPVCAEQVPDFNEKLDAIQAKGAEVVAINRDSTFAHKAWSEVLGGVDFPLLADMNLEVSKEFGMALEEVGITTRGVFIVDKSGNIAFKHVEAAPPENTLTAEQVLGELDKLQ; this is translated from the coding sequence ATGGCAAATGTAGGAAGTGCTGCACCGGATTTTACACTCCAGGGTGCGGTTAACCAAGAAGATGTTGAAGTTTCATTGAGCGACTATGCGGGTAAAAATTTAGTCGTGCTTTTCTACCCACTCGCTTTTTCCCCAGTCTGTGCTGAACAGGTGCCGGATTTCAACGAAAAATTGGATGCGATTCAGGCGAAAGGTGCTGAGGTCGTCGCTATCAATCGGGATTCAACCTTCGCGCATAAGGCGTGGAGCGAAGTACTCGGTGGTGTCGATTTTCCACTGCTTGCTGATATGAACCTTGAGGTATCCAAAGAGTTCGGTATGGCACTTGAAGAGGTTGGTATTACCACGCGCGGTGTGTTTATCGTTGATAAATCAGGAAACATTGCCTTCAAACACGTTGAGGCTGCGCCGCCGGAGAATACCTTGACTGCCGAACAGGTTTTGGGCGAGTTAGACAAACTGCAATAG